Proteins encoded together in one Meles meles chromosome 7, mMelMel3.1 paternal haplotype, whole genome shotgun sequence window:
- the AICDA gene encoding single-stranded DNA cytosine deaminase, producing the protein MPKTKKDTMESTMDSLLMKQRKFLYHFKNVRWAKGRHETYLCYVVKRRDSATSFSLDFGHLRNKSGCHVELLFLRYISDWDLDPGRCYRVTWFTSWSPCYDCARHVADFLRGYPNLSLRIFTARLYFCEDRKAEPEGLRRLHRAGVQIAIMTFKDYFYCWNTFVENREKTFKAWEGLHENSVRLSRQLRRILLPLYEVDDLRDAFRTLGL; encoded by the exons ATGCCTAAGACTAAGAAAGACACTATGGAATCCACTATGGACAG CCTCCTGATGAAGCAGAGGAAGTTTCTTTACCATTTCAAGAATGTCCGCTGGGCTAAGGGTCGCCATGAGACCTACTTGTGCTACGTGGTGAAGCGGAGGGATAGCGCCACCTCCTTTTCCCTGGACTTCGGTCACCTTCGAAACAAG TCGGGCTGCCACGTGGAGCTGCTCTTCCTCCGCTACATCTCCGACTGGGACCTGGACCCTGGCCGGTGCTATCGTGTCACCTGGTTCACCTCCTGGAGCCCCTGCTACGACTGTGCCCGGCACGTGGCCGACTTTCTGAGAGGGTACCCCAACCTCAGCCTGAGGATCTTCACCGCGCGCCTCTACTTCTGCGAGGACCGCAAGGCTGAGCCCGAGGGGCTGCGGCGGCTGCACCGCGCCGGGGTCCAGATCGCCATCATGACCTTCAAAG attatttttattgctgGAATACTTTTGTGGAGAATCGTGAAAAAACTTTCAAAGCCTGGGAGGGGTTGCACGAAAATTCCGTCCGACTATCCAGACAGCTTCGACGCATTCTGTTG CCCCTGTATGAGGTTGATGACTTACGAGATGCATTTCGTACTTTGGGACTTTGA